A stretch of Cytophagales bacterium DNA encodes these proteins:
- a CDS encoding exo-alpha-sialidase, with protein YRDRSEMEVRDMSIVRLVDGEWTAPQTIYADGVEVEVLSDQCGSRADAVGNTLAVAWFAATNINSTVKLIFRRMGAQALVIK; from the coding sequence TTATCGTGATCGCTCTGAAATGGAAGTTCGAGACATGTCTATTGTTAGACTGGTAGACGGAGAATGGACTGCACCTCAAACGATCTATGCTGACGGGGTGGAAGTTGAAGTACTGTCTGATCAATGCGGTTCCAGGGCCGATGCGGTGGGTAACACCTTGGCGGTAGCCTGGTTTGCCGCTACCAATATAAACAGTACAGTAAAATTGATCTTCAGGAGGATGGGGGCGCAAGCGCTGGTAATCAAGTAA